A window of Rhododendron vialii isolate Sample 1 chromosome 13a, ASM3025357v1 contains these coding sequences:
- the LOC131313231 gene encoding multiple organellar RNA editing factor 2, chloroplastic-like, which translates to MATTAAAATTIARSILTVRSSSLSYLRFLSSASSSLSRAPPLPGFARPTRPTFLLSHSIRVVAPGAAARLTAIRCRVNRSGGSAYSPLNSGSNFSDRPPTEMAPLFPGCDYEHWLIVMDKPGGEGATKEQMIDCYVQTLAKVLGSEEEAKKKIYNVSCERYFGFGCEIDEETSNKLDGLPGVLFVLPDSYVDPENKDYGAELFVNGEIVQRSPERQRRVEPVPQRAQDRPRYNDRTRYVRRRENMR; encoded by the exons ATGGCGACCACAGCGGCGGCAGCCACAACCATAGCCCGATCAATCCTAACCGTCCGATCGTCATCTCTCTCCTACCTCCGCTTCCTCTCCTCCGCGTCCTCATCCCTATCCCGGGCCCCACCCCTCCCCGGCTTCGCCCGCCCGACTCGCCCCACCTTCCTGCTCTCGCACTCCATCCGGGTCGTGGCGCCCGGAGCGGCGGCTCGGCTGACTGCGATTCGGTGCAGGGTGAACCGGTCAGGCGGGTCGGCCTACTCGCCGCTCAACTCCGGGTCGAATTTCAGCGACCGCCCGCCGACCGAGATGGCCCCGCTGTTTCCGGGCTGCGACTACGAGCACTGGCTCATTGTCATGGATAAGCCTGGGGGCGAAGGGGCGACGAAGGAGCAGATGATCGATTGTTACGTCCAAACCCTAGCCAAGGTCCTCGGAAG TGAGGAGGAAGCTAAGAAGAAGATTTACAACGTGTCTTGCGAGAGGTACTTTGGTTTTGGGTGTGAAATTGACGAGGAGACATCTAACAAGCTCGACG GTCTGCCTGGTGTTCTATTTGTCCTTCCTGATTCTTATGTTGATCCCGAGAATAAGGATTATGGCG CTGAGCTGTTTGTGAATGGAGAGATTGTTCAAAGGTCTCCAGAGAGACAGAGGAGGGTGGAGCCAGTGCCTCAAAGAGCTCAAGACAGACCAAGATACAATGACAGGACCCGCTATGTCAGGCGCCGGGAAAATATGCGGTGA